Proteins from one Elephas maximus indicus isolate mEleMax1 chromosome 12, mEleMax1 primary haplotype, whole genome shotgun sequence genomic window:
- the KCNK3 gene encoding potassium channel subfamily K member 3 isoform X1 produces the protein MKRQNVRTLALIVCTFTYLLVGAAVFDALESEPEITERRLLERRQQELRARYNLSQGGYEELEGVVLRLKPHKAGLQWRFAGSFYFAITVITTIGYGHAAPSTDGGKVFCMFYALLGIPLTLVMFQSLGERINTFVKYLLHRAKKGLGMRRADVSMANMVLIGFFSCISTLCIGAAAFSYYEHWTFFQAYYYCFITLTTIGFGDYVALQKDQALQTQPQYVAFSFVYILTGLTVIGAFLNLVVLRFMTMNAEDEKRDAEHRALLTRNGQAGGSSAGCGGGAGGSAHTTDTASSTAVAGGGGFRNVYAEVLHFQSMCSCLWYKSREKLQYSIPMIIPRDLSTSDTCVEQSHSSPGGGGRYSDTPSHRCLCSAAPRSAISSVSTGLHSLSTFRGLMKRRSSV, from the exons ATGAAGCGGCAGAACGTGCGCACGCTGGCGCTCATCGTGTGCACCTTCACCTACCTGCTGGTGGGCGCCGCGGTCTTCGACGCACTCGAGTCGGAGCCCGAGATCACCGAGCGGCGGCTGCTGGAGCGGCGGCAGCAGGAGCTGCGGGCGCGCTACAACCTCAGCCAGGGCGGCTACGAGGAGCTCGAGGGCGTCGTGCTGCGCCTCAAGCCGCACAAGGCCGGCTTGCAGTGGCGCTTCGCCGGCTCCTTCTACTTCGCCATCACCGTGATCACCACCATCG GCTACGGCCACGCGGCTCCCAGCACGGATGGCGGGAAGGTGTTCTGTATGTTCTACGCGTTGCTGGGCATCCCGCTCACGCTCGTCATGTTCCAGAGCCTGGGCGAGCGCATCAACACCTTCGTGAAGTACCTGCTGCACCGCGCCAAGAAGGGGCTGGGCATGCGGCGCGCCGACGTGTCCATGGCCAACATGGTGCTCATCGGCTTCTTCTCGTGCATTAGCACGCTGTGCATCGGCGCTGCGGCCTTCTCCTACTACGAGCACTGGACCTTCTTCCAGGCCTACTACTACTGCTTCATCACGCTCACCACCATAGGCTTCGGCGACTACGTGGCGCTGCAGAAGGACCAGGCGCTGCAGACGCAGCCGCAGTACGTGGCCTTCAGCTTCGTCTACATCCTCACGGGCCTCACGGTCATCGGAGCTTTCCTCAACCTCGTGGTGCTGCGCTTCATGACCATGAACGCCGAGGACGAGAAGCGCGACGCCGAGCACCGCGCGCTGCTCACGCGCAACGGGCAGGCGGGCGGCAGCAGCGCGGGCTGCGGCGGGGGCGCTGGAGGCAGCGCGCACACCACCGACACCGCCTCGTCCACCGCGGTGGCTGGCGGCGGTGGCTTCCGCAACGTGTACGCCGAGGTGCTGCACTTCCAGTCCATGTGCTCGTGCCTGTGGTACAAGAGCCGCGAGAAGCTACAGTactccatccccatgatcatcCCGCGGGACCTCTCCACGTCCGACACGTGCGTCGAGCAGAGCCACTCGTCGCCGGGAGGGGGCGGTCGCTACAGTGACACTCCCTCGCACCGCTGCCTCTGCAGCGCGGCGCCGCGCTCCGCCATCAGCTCCGTGTCTACGGGCTTGCACAGCCTGTCCACCTTCCGCGGCCTCATGAAGCGCAGGAGCTCCGTGTGA
- the KCNK3 gene encoding potassium channel subfamily K member 3 isoform X2 has protein sequence MDSPSSTPRVQTRQVKSREGKGSALGHTANTWSSGGQAHTLTPCPAPLAVLCPPHACAVRPGGQGRKGRAAALAPGLPSCRGYGHAAPSTDGGKVFCMFYALLGIPLTLVMFQSLGERINTFVKYLLHRAKKGLGMRRADVSMANMVLIGFFSCISTLCIGAAAFSYYEHWTFFQAYYYCFITLTTIGFGDYVALQKDQALQTQPQYVAFSFVYILTGLTVIGAFLNLVVLRFMTMNAEDEKRDAEHRALLTRNGQAGGSSAGCGGGAGGSAHTTDTASSTAVAGGGGFRNVYAEVLHFQSMCSCLWYKSREKLQYSIPMIIPRDLSTSDTCVEQSHSSPGGGGRYSDTPSHRCLCSAAPRSAISSVSTGLHSLSTFRGLMKRRSSV, from the exons ATGGATAGCCCTAGTTCAACTCCCAGAGTGCAGACTAGGCAAGTGAAgtccagagaggggaagggatcTGCCCTAGGTCACACAGCCAACACATGGTCAAGTGGGGGCCAGGCCCACACCCTCACTCCTTGTCCAGCTCCGTTGGCAGTGCTGTGCCCTCCCCATGCTTGTGCAGTGCGGCCTGGGGGAcagggaagaaagggaagagCAGCAGCTCTGGCTCCGGGCCTGCCCAGCTGTCGAG GCTACGGCCACGCGGCTCCCAGCACGGATGGCGGGAAGGTGTTCTGTATGTTCTACGCGTTGCTGGGCATCCCGCTCACGCTCGTCATGTTCCAGAGCCTGGGCGAGCGCATCAACACCTTCGTGAAGTACCTGCTGCACCGCGCCAAGAAGGGGCTGGGCATGCGGCGCGCCGACGTGTCCATGGCCAACATGGTGCTCATCGGCTTCTTCTCGTGCATTAGCACGCTGTGCATCGGCGCTGCGGCCTTCTCCTACTACGAGCACTGGACCTTCTTCCAGGCCTACTACTACTGCTTCATCACGCTCACCACCATAGGCTTCGGCGACTACGTGGCGCTGCAGAAGGACCAGGCGCTGCAGACGCAGCCGCAGTACGTGGCCTTCAGCTTCGTCTACATCCTCACGGGCCTCACGGTCATCGGAGCTTTCCTCAACCTCGTGGTGCTGCGCTTCATGACCATGAACGCCGAGGACGAGAAGCGCGACGCCGAGCACCGCGCGCTGCTCACGCGCAACGGGCAGGCGGGCGGCAGCAGCGCGGGCTGCGGCGGGGGCGCTGGAGGCAGCGCGCACACCACCGACACCGCCTCGTCCACCGCGGTGGCTGGCGGCGGTGGCTTCCGCAACGTGTACGCCGAGGTGCTGCACTTCCAGTCCATGTGCTCGTGCCTGTGGTACAAGAGCCGCGAGAAGCTACAGTactccatccccatgatcatcCCGCGGGACCTCTCCACGTCCGACACGTGCGTCGAGCAGAGCCACTCGTCGCCGGGAGGGGGCGGTCGCTACAGTGACACTCCCTCGCACCGCTGCCTCTGCAGCGCGGCGCCGCGCTCCGCCATCAGCTCCGTGTCTACGGGCTTGCACAGCCTGTCCACCTTCCGCGGCCTCATGAAGCGCAGGAGCTCCGTGTGA